Genomic window (Cardiocondyla obscurior isolate alpha-2009 linkage group LG06, Cobs3.1, whole genome shotgun sequence):
tattattattaattttgtttttttttttaattttttttttttttaaaggggGTTTCTTCTCCAAGCATGCAAGATGCCACacaaaaaaattcagaatGGCCTAAAgcatttgctttttttttatgttatttaacaAATGTACTTATTTTTCTTGCAGTCCTGTGATACTGACTGTACCCAGTGAAACACGGCGAAATGGAACGATGTTCTTGCATATATTCGTGACACCTCGTTCCATAAAACAGAATAGAACTTTTATTAGTTTGCAAAAAGTAacgttatataatatatataacataataaaatacataaacgCTTAtctatgataattttatatctgctctacgttaaataattatcttattacAGGATACTTTCACCTCGTACACTGCTATTAAAATGACACAATATATAGTACCTGAGGCAGAAGCATTCAAGTTGTTGGGTGATAAAAGTCATAGCACAAAGAAAATCGACAACCAAATTGTCGTACGTCCAGTCTCGCACATGAAAAGTCGTGTGACTTTTACAATAATGACAGACAATGTTATGCTTCCTGTATATACCATGCCTGCTGAGCTCGTAAACcatataaagtatataaatttttacttcaattaatatacataatttaacgTATCAAATAGAGTAGTGTTAAAACGACGTTACCTTACTTTTTTGTTGCAGAATAATTGGCAAGCGGATTTTTTTGCCGATTATAAATTGCGATTTCTTACAAACGCGGCACCGAGATCTCAAACGAATTACTCAACAAAATCATACAATGAACGTCATGATAGAATACTCTCCTGTGTCTTTAGGAAAATTAAGATTAGTACTCCACGTGCAGGCAACTATGGAAAACCTCAAGAGTCTCGGCTTCTCCGATAAAGATATCGATGAAGTAAAAGGTATATTTGCAGATACCAATATATACTTACTGGGTGGTACATTTTTCATTGCGGCTGTGCATGTAAGTACGACTAGTCCGactgttatatatttaaaaaataaaaactgaaaaaaaagaaacaatagtattttttgtattatagtTATTGTTCGATTTTCTTGCTATTAAAAATGATGTCAGCTTTTGGCGGAAAAAGAGTAATCTCATAGGCCTCAGCAAATGGACAGTGATATGGCGTGCGTTCAGTCAGACTGTGATTTTCCTTTATCTTTGCGACGAAGGTTCTTCTTTACTAGTTCTCATTCCGACTGGTATCGGCACTATTATTGAGGTATGTGTTTGTACATGTTACAAATATATGgcatatttattatcgtcATAACTATTATAGATTATGtaatatgctttttttttacgattgatAGTTATGGAAACTAAAAAAGATATCGAGAGTGGAATTAATTAGCTGCAACAACATTTTGCcaaaaatacgatttaaaacTGATGGAATTGATGCAGCAGAAATGAAAACTAGAGAATTTGATGCCGAGAGTATGCGTTAtctatcttatttattatatccgTTAGTTATCATTGGTGCAATCTACTCGTTACTTTATCAACCACACAAAAGGTGAGCAAGCACGCACATAGAGTTACACTtttgaaaaaaagatataaaaaagaaaaatgattataaaaagatatatacgtACGAAATAAACTTGTATGTCTTAAAGATAtggataaataattaattaaatttttattcattaattaaattttgttttggATTACAGCTGGTATTCTTGGAGTATAAATTCCTTAGTGAATGGAGTTTACGCATTTGGATTCCTTTTTATGTTGCCGCAAttgtttgttaattataaattaaaatccgtGGCGCACCTACCATGGAGGGCATTTATGTACAAGGCTTTTAACACGTTCATCGACGACGTATTCGCTTTCATTATAACAATGCCGACAGCACACAGAATAGCATGTTTCAGAGATGATGCAGTTTTCCTGATTTATCTATATCAAAGATGGTAAGAGAATTTATTCGTTCAGCTTGAAATTTATGCCAAATGCCACTGAACGTTGTGATTTACATTAAATGATGAAGAGTCAATTATGATGAAATAGATATGTATTTGAGACGACTTCCAATAATATCCATATGCCCTTTTCTACCAAAATAGTTTGCTTCAGggacataattaaatttaattttcattaatttatgtttaaatatttgcatttaagAGTaacttgaaaattatatttaccaaaccaaataatttttaaacggtcttcttttttccttttttctaaCAGAATTTGTACTTGAATATAagctttgtttaaaaaaaagggctttttttattctttttcgaattttcataaaatttacttGAAACAGAAACTATTGAGACTATTCTTGGGCTGTGTTCGAGAATATCACACAAGTGCGCTAGGTATTATTTTATCCTTATTGTTTATCGaatgttaaacaaaaataCAATGATACACTCGGGCACTCGGGTGACGTTTTCGAACGCAGCTCTTGAAGgatctatttttattgttcAAAATTTAAACTGCTCGTCGTTACCTGTTTCATATCATTCGTTCAGTTGTATTTGGTACGTATGGCACATCGAGTTATGATCTTTTCACCCGAAGTGTTCGTCGTGTAactatcgataaatattttaaaacgtgaaaaaaaaagtttattaactCGTTTATTGCTCGCAGGTTGTACCCAGTGGATAAATCACGTATGGATACTGACACAATTACGGAAGAGGCTGTCGATTTAGGCAGcaatacgaataaaaaaaccaattaataattttattatttactgtTACTGTTCGTCTTTGTTATCTAGAATTTGAAATTTTCGTGATATCACGTTGAAACGTTATTCTATGttgataaacgatatattgctaatgtaaatttaactaatatatgaaattgttacaaaatatattttatatacttggTTTTAATTACCTAGAAAGCCACTATTATAATTCttcagttttttattttatttcttaacaaGCGATCCGATAATGGATCTTgcaatcaatttataattgatgCGATAATATTATCTATAATGTTCTTGGCGTGACGCGTTCAATGACCAGAGTGTGACAAAGGACTCGTAGAAGGATTACATAACAAGCAACATCGAGCACGGCAAGAAAAAGTCAAATAACGGCACATTCTTTGTTCGGACGCTCATTTAGCAGGTGTTATATGTCATCAGGCTACTTCTAGGTATGATTATATTTGATACGTGCGTAAGAAAATACTTTGACTGTGTTGCCCGATAACGAGAGACCTTGAATCATTTAAATCGAACCTAACGCGATAACACGTCAGTGTTTCGATATCTACTGATATAATAGGAGAGAAACTGTTCGAGAAGTCTTCTCTCTATTAAATGATTGCATTCGTATGCACATTTGTACACTTATACTGTGTGattatgtatgtacgtatgtatatatatatatatgtcttttttgttacagtgTAAACGGAAATTCATATCGCAAACTGTAATATTTGTACCGTGTTATATGCAAGATAAATAATGGTGTACATTATGTATGCCATTCAAATTGTGATTCCAATCATTATTTCAATATGGATTTATCTCTGGTTTATGAAAAAGCAACTCTCGCATTACCTGGGCATAGGTAAGATGATAGAAGCACTGTACATAAATAAGTTATATAACCATCTATCCTTTTTCGTATGCATCAGAATAATACGTAAACGCTGCGGCCTGATATCTCGTATTtcaagataatataaaaataatataattgaatttagtaatatatatttcaaattaacgCCCTTTTACAGATGTACAATTCGTCCTAAAGCGATGGTGGGCTCTCTTATGCATTtcaaaagagaagaaaatagaaaaaagtaaaCTCACGGATAACGAcgtaatatcaaatattaaaaaaatgttaaaaccaAGCCCAGAAGATCCAAAAATCATTATGGATGAGAATGTAAGTATTGCATATAATAGTGCATAATATTCCCAAGGATTGAACCtatgcgcgaaataaaattatttatttatataatgcaGAGCTGCGATAGTATATCCTTCTATGGCGCCGATCAAAAAgataattcattatttattaaaatgaatcaCAGAAGGTATCATATAGTAGAATTGATGTTGCAAGTGACTCTATCGGATGGCCGAGTCTACGTCCTCCccggtaaaatttatttcacacaaATAAATAACCTAAGCCTAATACATAATCAAAAAGTGTAATATTACACTGATTAATGATACTGGCTTTAAATTCACAGATTATCCTAATACAATTTCGATGAAGAGTACGGTCCAAAAATGGTCGGCATCGGGATTAAAGATCGAATTATTAGAACCACGACAACGTTGGAGAATCACATACAACGGCTTTCTTCGAAATCAATGTCAAGGAAACGTTACTAATAATGATAATGTGGAACATATTCGTCTCAATTTTATGTGagtaaaagcaataaaaaaattaagtgaaAGATATacaaaatagtaattaaattaacatcttgatgcattattaatacagatatgtaatttttcagatttatcGGGAAGCCGCGATCGTTAGAATGGCCTGGGGATTGGAGTACCTATTTGCACGCAGATGCTTTAGCACGTGAACCATGGAAAAGTCCTGATTGGATgcacaaaatgtaaaaattgatCTGAATTATGCTTTCTATTCTAACAATTCTTGGATCTAAGCTTACTCTCCTTTTGTTAATGTTATAGTAAATCAATTGATTACACGGGCTTTGATCTATGGGGATCCATTATCGgacaaattacatttaaagattCGAGTTCGaattcattttatttacgagGACTTTGCCAACGACGTTGGGGTAAACACGAATCTTATCAATTTCATCGAACTGTCAATTTCTTTGGTGTGACGCAGCATGGAGCGATGTATTATCTTGGCGTGAGCAATACTAAACATAGCTTTTCACAGTAAGACGAACAAATACATATTCTGATATCATAACATAAGAGGTCGTCGTTACATTAGATAAAACTTCGCGTGAGAggaaattgatatttttacattatatcctatgtattgttatttatatcaTGGATGCCTTTAGCTTTCtagaaatattacaattgtGTATCACATGAATTTTCTACAAGTCTAATgatgaatatttttcaaatgtgcaattttttttttaattatagaaaatcatatattaataattcctaagataaaatttattgcagtATGCAGTACGGACACCTTGAGGATGCCGGAGGTACAATAACTAAAATTGATTGGACGGATTTGAAACTGAgtgattttgaaaaaga
Coding sequences:
- the LOC139103720 gene encoding lipid scramblase CLPTM1L isoform X2; this encodes MQWPSLSVILSEIFLAYIIYAIYTLSLLFVSPACEDGKLCLESYLSQEQQLDLYIYSSVRRNPISRDAELVYSVEQFDYHQTQTIPVILTVPSETRRNGTMFLHIFVTPRSIKQNRTFISLQKDTFTSYTAIKMTQYIVPEAEAFKLLGDKSHSTKKIDNQIVVRPVSHMKSRVTFTIMTDNVMLPVYTMPAELVNHIKIIGKRIFLPIINCDFLQTRHRDLKRITQQNHTMNVMIEYSPVSLGKLRLVLHVQATMENLKSLGFSDKDIDEVKGIFADTNIYLLGGTFFIAAVHLLFDFLAIKNDVSFWRKKSNLIGLSKWTVIWRAFSQTVIFLYLCDEGSSLLVLIPTGIGTIIELWKLKKISRVELISCNNILPKIRFKTDGIDAAEMKTREFDAESMRYLSYLLYPLVIIGAIYSLLYQPHKSWYSWSINSLVNGVYAFGFLFMLPQLFVNYKLKSVAHLPWRAFMYKAFNTFIDDVFAFIITMPTAHRIACFRDDAVFLIYLYQRWLYPVDKSQCDKGLVEGLHNKQHRARQEKVK
- the LOC139103720 gene encoding lipid scramblase CLPTM1L isoform X1 — translated: MQWPSLSVILSEIFLAYIIYAIYTLSLLFVSPACEDGKLCLESYLSQEQQLDLYIYSSVRRNPISRDAELVYSVEQFDYHQTQTIPVILTVPSETRRNGTMFLHIFVTPRSIKQNRTFISLQKDTFTSYTAIKMTQYIVPEAEAFKLLGDKSHSTKKIDNQIVVRPVSHMKSRVTFTIMTDNVMLPVYTMPAELVNHIKIIGKRIFLPIINCDFLQTRHRDLKRITQQNHTMNVMIEYSPVSLGKLRLVLHVQATMENLKSLGFSDKDIDEVKGIFADTNIYLLGGTFFIAAVHLLFDFLAIKNDVSFWRKKSNLIGLSKWTVIWRAFSQTVIFLYLCDEGSSLLVLIPTGIGTIIELWKLKKISRVELISCNNILPKIRFKTDGIDAAEMKTREFDAESMRYLSYLLYPLVIIGAIYSLLYQPHKSWYSWSINSLVNGVYAFGFLFMLPQLFVNYKLKSVAHLPWRAFMYKAFNTFIDDVFAFIITMPTAHRIACFRDDAVFLIYLYQRWLYPVDKSRMDTDTITEEAVDLGSNTNKKTN